In Zingiber officinale cultivar Zhangliang chromosome 6A, Zo_v1.1, whole genome shotgun sequence, a single genomic region encodes these proteins:
- the LOC121996686 gene encoding U-box domain-containing protein 33-like, whose protein sequence is MASRQVRGMGGFESFSSTRSSGVTEIEEEAVPPAPPAEEKLYVAVAAELKAGKATLFWAIQNSNRGRTIVLAHVHVPAKTIPMMGGKFPESCLTTTQVNAYRMLERDKMNKSLNAYINLCSEMKVKVEKVVIEMDDIANGLVELIELHCITKLVMGAAADKHYSRKMKDVKSKTAINVKQLANPLCKIYFICKGHLIYTRESTSHASWMARSPMDSQSSMGRSSEQSRVPSLSPRQSSMASSNEQSRAPNVFMRQTESLSSYISTTEDFSRQTSSSSFGDRNVVELPPALLVRTPHSRSIGGSSVDPWEGITRSSYTSGRSSLNYEEIINATPSVANYDESEAGSVILPSLNDKELPFSPPNQDLEHDVSDEEVYKKLQEALKEAENLKNEAYEEYCKRQKAEMNAVLALQKVKASESKYAKEARLRKEIEETLAVEKLQLEKLKGQHSEISERLKKAVEEKVKLELQITESENAAIDYERKLSEAHGLLRSLQSDYDALQQEHDKAVREVEELLQKRDQTACILGSFNSEFSALELKKATEDFSNDLKIGEGGFGSVYKGFLRNTTVAIKLLHPQSMQGRSEFHQEVAILSRVRHPNLVTLIGACSETLALVYEFLPNGSLQDRLACANNSEPLTWQVRTRVIAEICSALVFLHSNNPHPIVHGDLKPDNILLDANYVSKIGDFGISRLLDQSSMYATLYHNTTNPKGTFAYMDPEYVTTGELTPQSDVYSFGIIILQLLTGKPPVGIARVVEVYMNDEKLHEIIDKSAGNWPFVQANQLAHLGLRCCAISRKNRPDLAGQVWKTVEPLMKVASLSTTTQSSKSFSDRIPHYFICPIFQDIMRNPHIATDGFTYEAEAMRGWIDSGHDTSPMTNLKLLNCELIPNHALRSAIQEWLQSQPQQFL, encoded by the exons ATGGCGAGCAGGCAAGTCAGGGGTATGGGCGGCTTCGAGAGCTTCAGCTCGACGAGGAGCAGCGGGGTAACAGAGATTGAGGAGGAGGCGGTGCCGCCGGCGCCGCCCGCTGAGGAGAAGCTCTACGTCGCGGTGGCGGCGGAATTGAAGGCCGGGAAGGCCACTTTGTTCTGGGCGATTCAAAACTCTAACAGGGGCCGGACCATTGTTCTCGCCCACGTTCATGTCCCAGCGAAGACGATTCCCATGA TGGGAGGCAAGTTTCCTGAAAGCTGCTTGACGACAACACAAGTCAATGCTTACAGGATGTTGGAAAGAGATAAAATGAACAAGAGTTTGAATGCATACATCAATTTATGTTCAGAAATGAAG GTAAAAGTGGAAAAGGTGGTGATTGAGATGGATGATATTGCAAATGGTCTTGTCGAGCTGATTGAACTACATTGTATCACCAAACTTGTGATGGGAGCTGCAGCCGATAAGCATTATTCTAG GAAAATGAAAGACGTTAAGTCCAAGACCGCAATCAATGTAAAGCAACTAGCTAATCCATTGTGCAAAATATACTTCATTTGCAAGGGACACCTGATCTACACCAG GGAGTCTACTTCGCATGCATCTTGGATGGCTCGATCACCTATGGATAGCCAAAGCTCGATGGGCAGGTCAAGTGAACAGTCGAGGGTGCCAAGTTTATCCCCAAGACAGTCCTCCATGGCCAGCTCAAATGAGCAATCAAGGGCACCAAATGTATTCATGAGACAAACTGAATCTTTAAGTTCCTACATAAGTACTACCGAAGATTTTTCCAGACAAACATCTTCTAGTTCTTTTGGAGATAGAAATGTAGTGGAGTTGCCACCCGCATTGCTTGTTAGAACTCCACATAGTAGAAGTATTGGAGGTTCTTCGGTCGATCCATGGGAAGGAATTACGAGGAGTTCTTACACTTCTGGTCGATcatctcttaattatgaagaaaTCATTAATGCGACACCATCAGTGGCCAATTACGATGAGAGTGAAGCTGGATCTGTGATCTTGCCTTCCCTTAATGATAAGGAACTTCCCTTTTCACCTCCAAATCAAGATCTG GAACATGATGTTTCCGATGAAGAGGTCTATAAGAAGCTCCAAGAAGCCCTAAAAGAAGCTGAGAACTTAAAAAATGAGGCATACGAAGAGTATTGCAAGCGTCAAAAGGCAGAAATGAATGCAGTTTTGGCTCTCCAAAAG GTTAAAGCATCAGAGAGTAAGTATGCCAAGGAGGCAAGATTAAGGAAAGAAATTGAGGAAACACTTGCAGTTGAAAAATTGCAATTAGAAAAACTAAAAGGGCAGCATTCTGAAATATCTGAACGACTCAAGAAGGCAGTCGAGGAGAAAGTGAAGTTGGAACTCCAGATTACTGAATCTGAAAATGCTGCTATAGATTATGAAAGGAAGCTATCAGAGGCACACGGACTTCTCCGATCCCTTCAGTCGGATTATGATGCACTGCAGCAGGAACATGACAAGGCAGTTAGAGAGGTTGAAGAGTTACTTCAGAAGAGAGATCAGACAGCCTGCATTCTTGGATCTTTCAATTCAGAATTCTCTGCTTTAGAGCTTAAGAAAGCAACTGAAGACTTCAGTAATGATTTGAAGATTGGGGAAGGAGGCTTTGGAAGTGTCTACAAAGGTTTTCTGCGAAACACGACTGTGGCTATAAAGTTGTTGCATCCACAAAGTATGCAAGGCAGATCTGAGTTTCATCAAGAG GTGGCCATCTTAAGTAGGGTGAGGCACCCAAACCTTGTTACGCTTATAGGTGCTTGCTCAGAAACTCTTGCACTCGTGTACGAGTTCCTTCCTAACGGAAGCCTTCAAGATCGTCTCGCCTGTGCAAATAATTCTGAACCTCTCACATGGCAGGTCCGAACACGGGTCATTGCGGAGATATGCTCTGCTTTGGTCTTCCTTCACTCCAACAATCCCCATCCTATAGTCCATGGAGACCTTAAGCCTGATAACATTCTTCTCGATGCCAACTATGTGAGTAAGATTGGTGATTTTGGCATCTCTCGTCTTCTTGACCAATCCAGTATGTACGCCACTCTCTACCACAATACGACTAATCCCAAAGGAACCTTCGCGTACATGGACCCTGAATATGTTACCACTGGGGAGCTTACACCACAATCTGACGTCTACTCTTTCGGGATTATAATCCTGCAGCTCTTGACTGGAAAACCTCCTGTAGGCATTGCCAGAGTTGTAGAGGTATATATGAATGATGAAAAACTGCATGAAATCATCGACAAATCTGCAGGAAACTGGCCATTTGTGCAAGCAAACCAGTTGGCACATCTGGGCCTCAGATGCTGTGCTATCAGTCGGAAGAACAGACCAGATCTAGCTGGGCAGGTTTGGAAGACTGTCGAACCATTGATGAAGGTTGCTTCATTATCTACGACAACACAGTCAAGTAAATCGTTCAGCGACCGCATACCTCATTACTTTATCTGTCCCATCTTCCAG GACATCATGAGAAATCCACACATAGCAACTGATGGCTTCACTTATGAAGCTGAAGCTATGCGGGGATGGATCGACAGCGGCCATGATACATCACCCATGACAAACTTAAAACTTCTAAATTGCGAGCTTATCCCAAACCATGCACTGCGTTCAGCCATTCAAGAATGGCTTCAATCGCAACCACAGCAGTTTTTGTAA
- the LOC121996687 gene encoding uncharacterized protein LOC121996687: protein MSDGVTPTAATGGIVPPVAPPRRRSLSPRHLICLTVAAVLAAYRMVPSTDLAFAPFSLAYIYFLSAFAFPPLRSADNSPVFDLRNRLLGQYVSFAAFLGLLLPLMHILDCASGGDTGGAVAAAPHLFLLCIQVFLEGFTFSRGFSLPIFAFTPILYNSKRLVALFWWVASEFERAEGGRRMVAGRVLAVANSILWVYNLFGFLLPVYLPRVLQRYYSGSK, encoded by the coding sequence ATGTCTGATGGTGTAACCCCCACCGCTGCCACCGGCGGCATCGTCCCGCCGGTGGCACCGCCCCGTCGCCGCTCTCTCAGCCCCCGCCACCTAATCTGCCTGACCGTCGCAGCCGTCCTCGCTGCCTACCGCATGGTCCCCTCCACTGACCTCGCCTTCGCCCCCTTCTCCCTCGCCTACATCTACTTCCTCTCCGCCTTCGCCTTCCCACCCCTCCGCTCCGCCGACAACAGCCCAGTGTTCGACCTCCGCAACCGCCTCCTCGGCCAATACGTCTCCTTCGCCGCCTTCCTCGGCCTCCTCCTGCCGCTTATGCACATCCTCGACTGCGCCTCCGGCGGAGACACTGGCGGCGCCGTTGCCGCCGCCCCGCACCTGTTCCTCCTCTGCATCCAGGTGTTCCTCGAGGGCTTCACCTTCTCCCGCGGTTTCTCGCTGCCGATCTTCGCCTTCACGCCCATCCTCTACAACAGCAAGCGACTCGTCGCCTTATTTTGGTGGGTGGCAAGCGAGTTCGAGAGGGCAGAGGGAGGGCGGCGGATGGTGGCGGGGCGCGTCCTCGCGGTTGCCAATTCGATCCTTTGGGTCTACAATCTGTTTGGGTTTTTGCTCCCCGTTTACCTGCCCAGGGTCCTCCAGCGCTACTATTCCGGATCAAAATAA